Genomic window (Armatimonadota bacterium):
CGGCGACATCCCATCTAAATTTCGGTCGTTTGTTAATTCTTGTTGGAAGACCGGATGATGCAATTCGAGAGCTGACCGAAGCCGTTCGCCTTGATCCCAAGCTTGAGCTCGCCCATTACAACCTAGCGCGTTTGCTGATTGAGAGAGGACGGCTGCAAGATGCACTTCCACATCTTGAAGAAGTTGTGCGCCTTAACCCTACTAATGCGGAGGCACATCTCGACCTGGGCGCTGTTTTGGTGGATATGCAGAGGATTGATGAGGGGATTGCCCATTATATTGAAGTAATTAAGCTCAAGCCGGATTTCCCACCAGTTCATAATAATCTAGCAGTTGCATACTTCTTTAAAGGTCAATATGCAGCCGCTTGGGAAGAAGTTAAGCTTTGCCGGAAGTATGGCATGACGCCACATCCAGAGTTTATTAAGGCACTCTCTTCAAAAATGCCCGAGCCTTAATTTATGAATTGCTGCCATGGAAAAATCTTTTGACAAACGCTTACCCTATTTAATTGGAACTGCGCTAGTTCTAATTACCTTTGCAGTTTTTTGGCAAGTACTTACTAGCGACTTCCTCAATTATGATGACGATTACTTTGTGACCGACAACCACCACGTCCAATTGGGGTTAAAGTGGCAAAGCATCAAGTGGGCTCTTACAACTTTATATCAATGCTTTTGGCATCCTCTAGTGTGGCTTTCTTACCTGATAGATAGACAAATCTTTGGGCCCGGGCCTTTTGGTTTCCATTTAGTGAACTTGTTGTTGCATCTCGCCAATGTTTTCCTGCTTTTTATAGTAATGGATAGATTTACGCGCTCGATTTGGAAAAGTGCCTTTGTGGCGGCGTTATTTGGAATACATCCGCTACATGTCGAATCTGTTGCCTGGATTTCGGAAAGAAAAGATGTGCTCAGCACGCTTTTCTGGATTCTTACTATGTGGGCTTACCTTTTCTATGTCGAGAAACCAGGCGTGAAGCGATATCTATTGGTGCTGGTGCTTTTCTTTTTCGGATTAACAGCAAAATCAATGCTAATGACGCTTCCAATTGTCTTGCTCCTTTTCGATTATTGGCCCCTACGCCGCACAAACCTTGCCTGGCATTCTTTGCAAAGCTTTTTCGATAGGAAAATTAGGAATCTCGTACTTGAGAAACTACCCCTTTTAGTGCTCTCGATTGCATTTGGAGTCATAAGCATTATTGCCCAAAGAAAAGGTGGAGCCATGAGCACCTTGGCCGATGTGCCACTTTGGAGCCGCATTGGAAATGCTTTCTTATCTTATGCGAAGTATATTCTGAAGATGTTTTGGCCTAGGGGATTAGCAGCCTTTTATCCACACCCAGGTCATGAGCTTCCAATTTGGCAAGCTATTGTATCGGCGCTAGTGCTAATGGGTATCACGGTGATGGCTTTTCGCCTTGCTGCAAAGCGCCCGTATTTTGTAGTTGGATGGCTTTGGTATGTAATTACTTTAATACCTGTAATAGGGATTATTCAAGTTGGTTCATTTGGAATGGCGGATCGTTTTACCTATGTTCCGCTGATTGGCTTGTTTATAGTAGTTGCGTGGGGATTGCCAGACCTAATTGCGCTTGGGCGAGGAAATGAAAAAGGGGGTGAACGGGTAGGCGTTGACTCTTATTTATCATCTTTTTCCTCTGTTCTTCCGCTGGTTTCGTGTATTTCTATCACTGCTTTAAGTATATGCACTTGGTTTCAAGTGGGATATTGGAAAAATTCTAAGACTCTCTTTACGCATACTCTTGCTGTAACGAGAAATAACTTCGCCGGTCATCTCAATCTGGGTATCGCACTCGAAGTTAGTGGCAACGTCAACGATGCCATCAGGCATTACTACAGGGCTTTGGAGATAAACCCACTGAGCGATAAGGTGTACAACAATCTCGGAGTCGCACTGGAGAAACAAGGGCGTCTCAAGGAAGCGATAGAGTGCCTGCAAAAAGCGGTAGAACTCAAGCCAAACAGCCCAGATGCCCATGGGAACTTGGCGATGATGCTCGCAGACGCCAAAAGGTTTGACGAGGCTGTCTATCATTGCGAAGAACTGCTTCGACTAGCTCCGGATGACCCGGTTGCACATTGGCTAAGAGGTAGATTGCACGCAGCAATGGGCAATCTTGCCGCCGCAGAAGCGGAGTTTCGACAATCTCTGAGACTTCAGCCTAATTTTGCTGACGGACATTTCCACCTGGGATTGGTTCTCAAGTCAATGGGACGCGATGCCGAAGCAGAAGCGGAATATCGTGAGACAATTCGCTTAAACCCTAATCATTCGGCAGCTCACAATAATTTGGGGAATATGCTTTTCAGCCGCCATGACTACGAAGGAGCAATAGACGAATACCGTCGGGCAGTCGAGGCTAACCCACAGAACCAACAGGCGCAGAATAATCTTGCAGCGGCGCTCTTATACTCAGGCAATTATCTTGAAGCTTGGCGCCAAGTACAGCAATGCAAGAAACGCGGAATCCCTGTTCATCCTGCAATTATCCGTGGCCTCTCTGCAAAAATGCGCGAACCGAAATAGAGGTGCTTTTAATCAGCCGTCATCTCCAAATTCCCATCCTTATTGCACTTAGACTCAAAGGGCAGTATACTTGGCTTTGGGATAATTTCTGCATTCAGTAACAGCGCTACTTAAGTTCACAGCGATTTCTTTGCGAATGAAAGAAAAGTTCTTGGTTAGCCAATCTAAGCTTTGGATTTGCTTGTTTCTTGCCACTGCCATAATTATTGTGTTCGGTCGCGCGGTTGGTCATAATTTTATCAACTATGATGACAACCGTTATGTTACCGAGAATGGCATGGTTTT
Coding sequences:
- a CDS encoding tetratricopeptide repeat protein; this translates as MEKSFDKRLPYLIGTALVLITFAVFWQVLTSDFLNYDDDYFVTDNHHVQLGLKWQSIKWALTTLYQCFWHPLVWLSYLIDRQIFGPGPFGFHLVNLLLHLANVFLLFIVMDRFTRSIWKSAFVAALFGIHPLHVESVAWISERKDVLSTLFWILTMWAYLFYVEKPGVKRYLLVLVLFFFGLTAKSMLMTLPIVLLLFDYWPLRRTNLAWHSLQSFFDRKIRNLVLEKLPLLVLSIAFGVISIIAQRKGGAMSTLADVPLWSRIGNAFLSYAKYILKMFWPRGLAAFYPHPGHELPIWQAIVSALVLMGITVMAFRLAAKRPYFVVGWLWYVITLIPVIGIIQVGSFGMADRFTYVPLIGLFIVVAWGLPDLIALGRGNEKGGERVGVDSYLSSFSSVLPLVSCISITALSICTWFQVGYWKNSKTLFTHTLAVTRNNFAGHLNLGIALEVSGNVNDAIRHYYRALEINPLSDKVYNNLGVALEKQGRLKEAIECLQKAVELKPNSPDAHGNLAMMLADAKRFDEAVYHCEELLRLAPDDPVAHWLRGRLHAAMGNLAAAEAEFRQSLRLQPNFADGHFHLGLVLKSMGRDAEAEAEYRETIRLNPNHSAAHNNLGNMLFSRHDYEGAIDEYRRAVEANPQNQQAQNNLAAALLYSGNYLEAWRQVQQCKKRGIPVHPAIIRGLSAKMREPK